The DNA region GATCGGCGCGAACGCGCGCTCGATGTTTTCCGCCGGCGCTTTCGGGTAGCGCAGCGAAGTCGGTCCGTCGTGCTTCAGGGCGAAGTCGAGCATCGCGGTGAGATCGCGCTCGTCGCCCGGAGCCATGACGGTCATGTTCGGGAACAACCGCATGTAGCCGATGTCGAACACGCCGTGATGCGTCGGGCCGTCGGGACCGGTGAGGCCGCCGCGGTCGAGCAGGAACGTGACGGGCAAGTTCTGCAACGAGACTTCTTGAAAGATCTGATCGAAGCTCCGTTGGAGGAACGTGCTGTAGATGTCGACGATCGGCCGGAGGCCGGCCTTCGCTTGGCCGGCGGCGAACGCCACGGCGTGCGATTCGCAAATGCCGACGTCGAAGAACCGCGTCGGGAATTCATCGCGCACGCGTTCGAGGTTCGTCCCTTGGCACATCGCGGCGGTCATGACCGTGACGCGCGGGTTCTCTTTCAACTTCAAGCGAATCGCTTCGCTCGCGACGTTCGTATACGCACGGCTCGAGCTCTTCTTGATCGACACCACGCGCTGCATCTCGCGCTGAAACGGAGCCGGCGTGTGGAACATCACCGGATCTTCTTCGGCCGGGCCGAAGCCGTGTCCCTTCTGCGTGACGATATGCAGCAGCACCGGCC from Planctomycetia bacterium includes:
- a CDS encoding 1-deoxy-D-xylulose-5-phosphate synthase, whose translation is GDGVERMLSNTKNAVKAGMHGGMLFEELGVRYVGPIDGHNIGLMKQYLTMCKEAEGPVLLHIVTQKGHGFGPAEEDPVMFHTPAPFQREMQRVVSIKKSSSRAYTNVASEAIRLKLKENPRVTVMTAAMCQGTNLERVRDEFPTRFFDVGICESHAVAFAAGQAKAGLRPIVDIYSTFLQRSFDQIFQEVSLQNLPVTFLLDRGGLTGPDGPTHHGVFDIGYMRLFPNMTVMAPGDERDLTAMLDFALKHDGPTSLRYPKAPAENIERAFAPIEQGRAEVIEWGADGTIVCCGTLLGACIQAAAELRNEGLDVGVVNARFIKPLDTDVILKAVATSPFVLTVEEGQLMTGFGSAVLESANEARLSTVNVHRLGIPDSYVEHGERGELLADLGLDPTGIARKCRELAAASLETEPDTTTKSTGRRQR